The Dokdonella koreensis DS-123 genome has a segment encoding these proteins:
- the gspK gene encoding type II secretion system minor pseudopilin GspK, producing the protein MSARHPRACPPSPRGQRGVALIVALLVVALAVILLAGLLDRGELALARTRNVLRGEQAQAYAEGLEAYAAQVLLRTRSEGGRIDHNASVWNTPLPAQPVPGGLISARLRDLNGCFNLNNLAPDRPDLAAWQRVFRRLLSVRGADPAIADAVTAWLGSQAGNDEGYYLAQPVPYRPARRAFAHASELRLVRGVAGEVQARLAPYVCAVPAGSRINVNTAGVPVLMALAETITQGVAERAWNGGQARWNDVAAFGDFLRGTGVALDPPTQRLLGVESSYFLARGQIVLDEVPFAFTSLIERRDGVGIRVLARSRGADEAWDTPGTPPAPETVRPR; encoded by the coding sequence ATGAGCGCGCGCCACCCACGCGCATGCCCGCCGTCGCCGCGCGGCCAGCGCGGCGTCGCGCTGATCGTCGCCCTGCTGGTGGTCGCGCTGGCGGTGATCCTGCTCGCCGGCCTGCTCGACCGCGGCGAGCTGGCGCTGGCGCGCACCCGCAACGTGCTGCGCGGCGAGCAGGCCCAGGCCTATGCCGAAGGCCTGGAAGCCTATGCCGCGCAGGTACTGCTGCGTACGCGCAGCGAAGGCGGCCGCATCGACCACAACGCCAGCGTCTGGAACACGCCGCTGCCGGCGCAGCCGGTGCCGGGCGGGCTCATCAGCGCGCGCCTGCGCGACCTCAACGGCTGTTTCAACCTCAACAACCTGGCGCCGGACCGGCCGGACCTGGCCGCCTGGCAGCGCGTGTTCCGGCGCCTGCTGTCGGTGCGCGGCGCCGATCCGGCGATCGCCGACGCGGTCACCGCCTGGCTCGGCAGCCAGGCCGGCAACGACGAGGGCTACTACCTGGCCCAGCCGGTGCCGTACCGGCCGGCCCGCCGGGCCTTCGCCCATGCCTCGGAGCTGCGGCTGGTGCGCGGTGTCGCCGGCGAGGTCCAGGCGCGGCTGGCGCCGTACGTCTGCGCGGTGCCGGCCGGCTCGCGGATCAACGTCAACACCGCCGGCGTGCCGGTGCTGATGGCGCTGGCCGAGACGATCACCCAGGGCGTGGCCGAGCGTGCCTGGAACGGCGGCCAGGCGCGATGGAACGACGTGGCCGCGTTCGGCGACTTCCTGCGTGGCACCGGCGTCGCGCTCGATCCGCCGACGCAGCGCCTGCTCGGCGTCGAAAGCAGCTACTTCCTGGCGCGCGGCCAGATCGTGCTCGACGAGGTCCCGTTCGCGTTCACCAGCCTGATCGAGCGCCGCGACGGCGTCGGCATCCGCGTGCTGGCGCGCAGCCGCGGCGCCGACGAGGCCTGGGATACGCCCGGAACGCCGCCCGCGCCCGAAACCGTCCGCCCGCGCTGA
- a CDS encoding response regulator transcription factor, with translation MRLLVIEDNRNLVANLFEYFEARGHTLDAAPDGPTGFHLASTQPYDAIVLDWMLPRLDGRQVLQALREQRGLDTPVLMLTARDELPDKIAGFRAGADDYLTKPFALPELEVRLEALVARVQGRGRSRVLQVADLRLDLTTLEVFRGGRALHLYPACRKLLEVLMQASPAAVTRERLEQALWGDSPPDGDMLRSHVYDLRRSVDGPFPVKLIHTLPRVGYRLAELAPGTDAPG, from the coding sequence ATGCGCCTCCTGGTCATCGAAGACAACCGCAACCTGGTCGCCAACCTCTTCGAGTACTTCGAGGCGCGCGGCCACACGCTGGACGCCGCGCCGGACGGACCGACCGGCTTCCACCTGGCCAGCACCCAGCCCTACGACGCCATCGTGCTCGACTGGATGCTGCCGCGCCTGGACGGCCGTCAGGTGCTGCAGGCGCTGCGCGAGCAGCGCGGGCTGGACACGCCGGTGCTGATGCTGACGGCGCGCGACGAACTGCCCGACAAGATCGCCGGCTTCCGCGCCGGCGCCGACGACTACCTGACCAAGCCGTTCGCGCTGCCGGAGCTGGAAGTACGCCTGGAGGCGCTGGTCGCGCGCGTGCAGGGCCGCGGCCGCAGCCGCGTGCTGCAGGTGGCCGACCTGCGCCTGGACCTGACCACGCTGGAGGTGTTCCGCGGCGGCCGCGCGCTGCACCTGTACCCGGCCTGCCGCAAGCTGCTGGAGGTGCTGATGCAGGCCAGTCCCGCGGCGGTCACGCGCGAGCGGCTCGAACAGGCGCTGTGGGGCGACTCGCCGCCCGACGGCGACATGCTGCGCTCGCACGTCTACGACCTGCGCCGCAGCGTCGACGGGCCGTTCCCGGTCAAGCTGATCCACACGCTGCCGCGGGTCGGCTATCGGCTGGCCGAGCTCGCTCCCGGGACCGACGCGCCCGGCTGA
- a CDS encoding phosphatase PAP2 family protein: MPAAVPGFLLRHLAWPLLALVLATLVLRTFGGDQWLADRLYAWEGHAWSLKSHPVTATLIHDFGKQASTALWLAAAAAWLTATIRPRLRRWRRPLGYLALATLTATLLVAWTKSWTNVDCPWDLVRYGGERPLTGLFALRPAGLPRGICFPAGHASAGYAWVALYFFLRATRPAWRWAGLAAGLGLGAVFGIGQQLRGAHFLSHDLWTLAICWLVALAGYAVLVRGVTDVEPAR; the protein is encoded by the coding sequence ATGCCGGCCGCGGTACCCGGGTTCCTGCTGCGGCACCTGGCCTGGCCGCTGCTGGCCCTGGTGCTGGCGACGCTGGTCTTGCGCACGTTCGGCGGCGACCAGTGGCTGGCCGACCGGCTGTACGCCTGGGAAGGCCATGCCTGGTCGCTGAAGTCGCATCCGGTCACCGCCACGCTGATCCACGACTTCGGCAAGCAGGCGAGCACCGCGCTGTGGCTCGCGGCGGCGGCGGCCTGGCTGACCGCGACGATCCGCCCGCGCCTGCGCCGCTGGCGCCGGCCGCTGGGCTACCTCGCGCTGGCCACGCTGACGGCGACGCTGCTGGTCGCCTGGACCAAGTCGTGGACCAACGTGGACTGCCCCTGGGACCTGGTGCGCTACGGCGGCGAGCGCCCGCTGACCGGCCTGTTCGCACTGCGTCCGGCCGGCCTGCCGCGCGGGATCTGCTTCCCGGCCGGGCACGCCAGCGCCGGCTATGCCTGGGTGGCGCTGTATTTCTTCCTGCGCGCGACGCGGCCGGCCTGGCGCTGGGCCGGCCTGGCGGCCGGCCTCGGCCTCGGCGCCGTGTTCGGCATCGGCCAGCAGCTGCGCGGCGCGCATTTCCTCTCGCACGACCTGTGGACCCTGGCGATCTGCTGGCTGGTCGCGCTGGCCGGCTACGCGGTCCTGGTCCGCGGCGTCACGGACGTAGAGCCCGCACGATGA
- a CDS encoding phosphoethanolamine transferase has product MSAVVHAGGPHRLAERLAAWAAWRPELASETLALIAAVYFSLFCNGRFWAAVGDTGSLDGAGALTAICLFVMLTAANVFLLGLLLTRRTAKPVLTVLLVVTAMAVYYMRAYTVYLDPDMVRTILHTDGKESRELIAPGLVASVLVLGVLPALLLWRVRIRQRPLGRALLVRGLVLAAALATVAAAALVSFQSLSALMRNHRELRHLATPGNYLVSLVRVLAEDTAAKDRPRIPVGTDARVAARPATAKPRLLVLVVGETARAQNWGLNGYARQTTPELARIGPVNFTDVTACGSSTEISLPCMFSPYGRRDYDKERIKRSESLLHVLDHAGIATLWRDNQTGCKGVCDGLPFESYEHGRDDVYCDAQGCLDEVLLQGLREAVDAQPGDRVVVLHPLGNHGPSYYRRYPPDLRRFTPACEDAELGNCSREAIVNAYDNALLYTDRFLARAIALLAADTTRQTALIYVSDHGESLGEGGLYLHGVPYAIAPRTQTQVPMIAWLSPAWLADDGIDAACLRRRAEAPASHDNLFHSVLGLLDVTTAAYAPEQDLFAGCRRPSGRPALAGG; this is encoded by the coding sequence ATGAGCGCGGTCGTCCACGCGGGCGGTCCGCACCGGCTGGCCGAGCGGCTGGCGGCATGGGCCGCATGGCGGCCGGAACTGGCCAGCGAGACCCTGGCGCTGATCGCCGCCGTGTACTTCTCGCTGTTCTGCAACGGCCGGTTCTGGGCCGCGGTCGGCGATACCGGCAGCCTGGACGGCGCCGGCGCGCTGACGGCGATCTGCCTGTTCGTGATGCTGACCGCCGCGAACGTGTTCCTGCTCGGCCTGCTGCTGACCCGCCGCACCGCCAAGCCGGTGCTGACCGTGCTGCTGGTCGTGACCGCGATGGCGGTCTACTACATGCGCGCCTACACCGTCTACCTCGACCCCGACATGGTGCGCACGATCCTGCATACCGACGGCAAGGAATCGCGCGAGCTGATCGCGCCGGGCCTGGTCGCCAGCGTGCTGGTGCTCGGCGTGCTGCCGGCGCTGCTGCTCTGGCGCGTGCGCATCCGGCAGCGGCCGCTCGGCCGGGCGCTGCTGGTGCGCGGTCTGGTGCTGGCGGCGGCGCTGGCGACGGTCGCCGCCGCCGCGCTGGTGTCCTTCCAGAGCCTGTCGGCACTGATGCGCAACCACCGCGAGCTCCGCCACCTGGCGACACCGGGCAACTACCTGGTGTCGCTGGTGCGCGTCCTGGCCGAGGACACCGCCGCGAAGGACCGCCCGCGCATCCCGGTGGGTACCGATGCCCGCGTCGCCGCGCGCCCGGCGACCGCCAAGCCGCGCCTGCTGGTGCTGGTGGTCGGCGAGACCGCCCGTGCGCAGAACTGGGGCCTCAACGGCTACGCGCGCCAGACCACGCCGGAGCTGGCGCGGATCGGTCCGGTCAACTTCACCGACGTCACCGCCTGCGGCTCCAGCACCGAGATCTCGCTGCCGTGCATGTTCTCGCCGTACGGCCGCCGCGACTACGACAAGGAGCGGATCAAGCGCTCCGAGTCGCTGCTGCACGTGCTCGACCACGCCGGCATCGCCACGCTCTGGCGCGACAACCAGACCGGCTGCAAGGGCGTCTGCGACGGCCTGCCGTTCGAGTCCTACGAGCACGGGCGCGACGACGTCTACTGCGATGCCCAGGGCTGCCTGGACGAGGTGCTGCTGCAGGGCCTGCGCGAGGCGGTCGACGCCCAGCCGGGCGACCGGGTGGTGGTGCTGCACCCGCTCGGCAATCACGGGCCGAGCTACTACCGGCGCTATCCGCCGGACCTGCGCCGCTTCACGCCGGCCTGCGAGGACGCCGAGCTCGGCAACTGCTCGCGCGAGGCGATCGTCAACGCCTACGACAACGCCCTGCTCTACACCGACCGCTTCCTGGCGCGCGCGATCGCGCTGCTGGCCGCCGACACCACGCGCCAGACTGCGCTGATCTACGTCTCGGACCACGGCGAATCGCTCGGCGAGGGCGGGCTGTACCTGCACGGCGTCCCGTACGCGATCGCGCCGCGCACGCAGACCCAGGTGCCGATGATCGCCTGGCTGTCGCCGGCCTGGCTGGCCGACGACGGGATCGACGCGGCCTGCCTGCGCCGGCGCGCCGAGGCGCCGGCCAGCCACGACAACCTCTTCCATTCGGTGCTCGGCCTGCTCGACGTCACCACCGCGGCCTACGCGCCGGAGCAGGACCTGTTCGCCGGTTGCCGCCGGCCGTCCGGCCGTCCCGCGCTGGCCGGCGGCTGA
- a CDS encoding sensor histidine kinase, with protein MKPRWGLRRRITVGLIAYAVVLSIAVAVHGFFVNENAEHLVWESLLHAEMDHFLNRRATDPDYRWPDTQTLELLTFPAGSTIPPPLDTLEPGVHDEFMLEGRERVVLIRDVDGQRLVLALDIGDLERREYDLGWALLASALAMVLVMAGAVAWGVGLLTRPLSELAGRIAGLQPQQTGQRLPLPDGATAELAIIADALNDYLQRNEQFVARERAFINSASHELRTPIAVIAGAAEIAGASAGLPPAVRGQLARIHGTARDVERLIALLLVLAKDPARLAEVSDHIALDQLLPVIVEDHRYLCRDKDLELALGPLPACELVAPFHIVQTAIGNLLRNAIENSDRGTITITLRADAVVTIDDPGHGMSPEEISAIHMRLARGGGRDGGGIGLELIARICDHLGWTLTVDSSVGHGTRVTLDLGPSLQRPA; from the coding sequence ATGAAGCCGCGCTGGGGATTGAGGCGTCGCATCACCGTCGGCCTGATCGCCTACGCCGTGGTGCTGTCGATCGCCGTGGCGGTGCACGGCTTCTTCGTCAACGAGAACGCCGAGCACCTGGTCTGGGAATCGCTGCTGCATGCGGAGATGGACCATTTCCTCAACCGCCGGGCGACCGATCCGGACTACCGCTGGCCCGATACGCAGACGCTGGAACTGCTGACCTTTCCGGCCGGATCGACGATCCCGCCGCCGCTCGACACGCTGGAACCGGGCGTCCACGACGAGTTCATGCTGGAAGGACGCGAGCGTGTCGTGCTGATCCGCGACGTCGACGGCCAGCGCCTGGTCCTGGCGCTCGACATCGGCGACCTGGAGCGGCGCGAATACGACCTGGGCTGGGCCTTGCTGGCCTCGGCGCTGGCGATGGTCCTGGTCATGGCCGGTGCCGTCGCCTGGGGCGTGGGCCTGCTGACCCGGCCGCTCAGCGAACTGGCCGGACGCATCGCCGGACTGCAGCCGCAGCAGACCGGCCAGCGCCTGCCGCTGCCCGACGGCGCCACCGCGGAACTGGCGATCATCGCCGATGCGCTCAACGACTACCTGCAGCGCAACGAGCAGTTCGTCGCGCGCGAGCGGGCCTTCATCAACAGCGCCAGCCACGAGCTGCGCACGCCGATCGCCGTCATCGCCGGGGCCGCGGAGATCGCCGGGGCCAGCGCCGGCCTGCCGCCGGCGGTCCGCGGCCAGCTGGCGCGCATCCACGGCACCGCCCGCGACGTGGAGCGGCTGATCGCGCTGCTGCTGGTGCTGGCCAAGGACCCGGCGCGGCTGGCCGAGGTCAGCGACCACATCGCGCTGGACCAGTTGCTTCCGGTGATCGTGGAGGATCACCGGTACCTGTGCCGCGACAAGGACCTGGAGCTGGCACTCGGCCCGCTGCCGGCCTGCGAGCTGGTCGCGCCGTTCCACATCGTCCAGACCGCGATAGGCAACCTGCTGCGCAACGCGATCGAGAACAGCGATCGCGGCACGATCACGATCACCCTGCGCGCCGACGCGGTGGTCACGATCGACGATCCCGGCCACGGCATGTCGCCGGAGGAGATCAGCGCGATCCACATGCGCCTGGCGCGTGGCGGCGGCCGCGACGGCGGCGGCATCGGCCTGGAGCTGATCGCGCGCATCTGCGATCACCTGGGCTGGACCCTGACGGTCGATTCCAGCGTCGGCCACGGCACCCGCGTCACCCTCGACCTGGGGCCGTCGCTGCAGCGCCCGGCCTGA
- a CDS encoding EamA family transporter, translating into MSTGLTWFGWALLSALFAALTAIFAKAGLQRVDPDLATWIRTGVVWGALTLLLTLAGKWSDPSALPARTWTFLVLSGLAAGASWLCYFRALSLGDASQVAPVDKASLLLLVLFAYVFLGERPSSREWLGIALIGAGVLLLGLRR; encoded by the coding sequence CTGGTTCGGATGGGCCTTGCTGTCGGCGCTGTTCGCCGCGCTGACCGCGATCTTCGCCAAGGCGGGCCTGCAGCGGGTCGATCCGGACCTGGCCACGTGGATCCGCACCGGCGTGGTCTGGGGCGCACTCACGCTGCTGCTGACGCTGGCCGGGAAATGGAGCGACCCGTCGGCGCTGCCGGCGCGCACCTGGACCTTCCTGGTGCTGTCGGGTCTGGCTGCCGGGGCGTCCTGGCTGTGCTACTTCCGTGCGCTGAGCCTGGGCGACGCCTCGCAGGTCGCGCCCGTGGACAAGGCCAGCCTCCTGCTGCTGGTGCTGTTCGCCTACGTGTTTCTCGGCGAGCGCCCGTCCTCGCGCGAGTGGCTGGGCATCGCGCTGATCGGCGCCGGCGTGCTGCTGCTGGGCTTGCGTCGCTGA